The following proteins come from a genomic window of Triticum aestivum cultivar Chinese Spring chromosome 6A, IWGSC CS RefSeq v2.1, whole genome shotgun sequence:
- the LOC123129072 gene encoding disease resistance protein PIK6-NP — translation MDAQGALDTLLGRLTTILADEAQLLGSLHGDVQFIKDEMGSMNGLLLHLTEAHQRDHHVHAWMKQVVGLTRDCEGNVELYIHNVTGAARHGSGFLGYLRHIVHYVRTISERHRIATRIQELKARARDVGDRKLRYGVTVPPAADQDDAIFMDDVQKPKRPEEEEEDARRRSCLVNYPEDEEAHLQKIINDNIKPVLSEEEEEPIEALTSGESQARIFLMMFNPHPWADNSNLLHSITEGLYEQKRKSFSCKALVNMYTNGEFKPLVQLLREILHQVMPLPAEQQDALVVEAKKSKETSLGDNKEDEAMQLTKKLEGYLKGKRFMIILQGVNSTDKWNSIRSAVLRATAHGSPGSTIVITTTSSGLVHESPYEILKPRSLFDDWYDKTMVLAAGDFGIFPAIVPILTTMVSTIAALCQHDVFAMKMVQHLFYADSISDLTQIENIVAILRDCQRSNQNLGKQMLRFSYNKLPTKYKRCLLYLTIFPEGDIIRKTAVCRRWIAEGLIPSRENRADHEADCCFDVLFSSGFIQPREISDMGKIKAFTLHPIVREAITRIARDLNFVDTVLLSDLNRHLPIHNRTRVQASHRKHSVQAADGSGIVACLAYLAKSPQWQLMKMLDLQGCRGLKKQHLKSICKIILLKYLSLRNTDITELPKQIEKLQCLETLDIRQTTVRSFATKSVMLPMLKRMLAGQSNNSGKFQESFTAVHLPSGIRGMKKLEILSRVVSDKVDNLTDVGHLLRLRKLGVILSGKKGGLGLLFQQIEKLHGCLRSLSIQINQPPKVEDTLGAEEVTTLILPPKLLQSLNVSGIASGLLLWIAELDQLTKLTLRETYLTENYIRILGKLAALSCLRLRRNSYTESGLKFKEGEFKRLKSLVVDGDIITNITFDTEAAPKLTTIVWSFAKMESISGLGGLWWLKRLELNGDCNPGPVRRALRKHPGDPEFKHNPRHGHQEDGAVVAASPP, via the coding sequence atggatgcccagGGCGCCCTCGACACTCTCCTTGGCCGCCTCACCACCATCCTTGCCGACGAGGCGCAGCTGCTCGGCAGCCTCCACGGTGATGTGCAGTTCATCAAGGATGAGATGGGGAGCATGAATGGCCTGCTCCTCCACCTTACCGAGGCTCACCAACGTGACCACCATGTCCATGCTTGGATGAAGCAAGTCGTTGGCCTCACCCGCGACTGCGAGGGCAACGTCGAGCTCTACATCCACAATGTTACCGGCGCTGCCCGTCATGGCAGTGGCTTCTTGGGCTACTTGCGGCACATTGTCCATTATGTGCGCACCATCTCAGAGCGGCACCGGATCGCGACGAGGATCCAGGAGCTCAAGGCCAGGGCGCGCGACGTGGGCGACCGGAAGCTGAGGTATGGCGTCACCGTGCCACCCGCTGCTGACCAAGATGACGCGATATTCATGGACGATGTACAGAAGCCCAAGAGgccggaagaagaggaggaagatgctCGGAGACGCTCTTGTCTTGTGAATTATCCCGAGGATGAAGAGGCTCATTTACAGAAAATCATCAATGATAACATCAAGCCTGTGTTGTCTGAGGAAGAGGAAGAACCTATTGAAGCACTGACAAGTGGGGAATCCCAGGCGAGGATATTCCTGATGATGTTCAACCCACATCCCTGGGCAGACAATAGTAATTTATTACATTCTATTACAGAGGGACTGTATGAGCAGAAAAGGAAATCATTTAGTTGCAAAGCCTTGGTCAATATGTACACAAATGGGGAATTTAAACCTTTGGTCCAACTCCTGCGGGAAATTCTGCACCAAGTGATGCCCCTTCCAGCTGAACAACAAGACGCGCTCGTGGTGGAAGCAAAGAAGAGCAAAGAAACATCACTGGGTGATAACAAGGAGGATGAGGCAATGCAACTCACCAAGAAACTTGAGGGGTATCTCAAAGGTAAACGATTCATGATCATTCTTCAAGGTGTCAATTCCACGGATAAATGGAATAGCATAAGGTCTGCTGTGCTACGTGCTACTGCTCATGGCTCTCCTGGTAGCACCATAGTCATTACCACAACTTCTTCTGGTTTAGTCCACGAGTCCCCTTATGAAATCCTCAAACCACGAAGTCTCTTTGATGATTGGTACGATAAAACCATGGTGCTTGCGGCAGGTGATTTTGGCATTTTTCCTGCCATCGTACCTATTCTGACAACTATGGTATCAACAATTGCGGCATTATGTCAACATGATGTCTTTGCAATGAAGATGGTCCAACATCTTTTCTATGCTGACTCTATAAGTGATCTTACACAGATAGAGAACATTGTAGCAATCTTACGTGATTGTCAGCGCTCAAACCAAAATTTGGGAAAGCAAATGTTAAGGTTTTCCTATAATAAATTGCCCACCAAGTACAAGAGATGCTTGTTGTACCTAACTATCTTCCCAGAAGGTGACATCATTAGGAAAACAGCCGTGTGTAGAAGGTGGATAGCTGAAGGACTGATACCGTCAAGGGAGAATCGTGCAGACCATGAAGCTGATTGCTGTTTTGATGTGCTCTTCTCGTCGGGTTTCATTCAACCTAGGGAGATTAGTGACATGGGCAAGATCAAGGCGTTCACATTACATCCTATTGTCCGTGAAGCCATCACCAGGATTGCTAGAGATCTAAACTTTGTGGACACGGTCCTGCTGTCCGATCTGAATCGCCACCTTCCAATTCACAACAGAACTAGGGTACAAGCATCTCACAGGAAGCATTCTGTGCAAGCAGCTGATGGCAGTGGCATTGTAGCATGTCTTGCATATTTGGCAAAGTCGCCTCAGTGGCAGCTAATGAAGATGTTGGATCTACAAGGTTGCAGAGGCTTAAAGAAGCAACATTTGAAGAGCATCTGTAAAATAATACTGCTCAAATACTTGAGCCTTAGGAACACAGATATCACTGAACTGCCCAAGCAAATCGAGAAGCTGCAGTGTCTGGAGACGTTGGACATCCGGCAAACAACAGTACGGTCATTCGCCACAAAATCAGTCATGCTTCCAATGCTAAAGCGTATGCTTGCTGGCCAGAGCAACAACTCTGGTAAATTTCAAGAGTCGTTTACAGCGGTGCACCTTCCCAGCGGCATCAGAGGAATGAAGAAATTGGAGATATTGTCTCGTGTTGTTTCTGACAAAGTTGATAATTTAACTGATGTTGGTCATCTGTTACGCCTGAGGAAACTGGGTGTGATTCTTTCTGGTAAGAAAGGTGGCTTGGGTCTTTTGTTCCAGCAGATTGAAAAACTGCATGGTTGCCTCCGCTCCTTGTCAATCCAGATCAACCAACCACCCAAAGTTGAGGATACTCTTGGTGCAGAGGAGGTGACAACATTAATCTTGCCTCCAAAACTTCTTCAGAGCCTGAACGTCAGCGGCATCGCGAGTGGGCTCCTCCTATGGATTGCAGAGCTTGATCAACTTACCAAGTTAACACTGAGAGAGACTTACCTGACAGAAAACTATATACGCATCCTTGGCAAACTTGCAGCTCTGAGTTGCCTCAGGCTTCGGCGCAATTCATACACCGAAAGCGGGCTTAAATTCAAGGAAGGAGAGTTTAAGCGCCTCAAGTCTTTGGTCGTCGATGGCGATATCATCACCAACATTACCTTTGACACTGAAGCGGCTCCCAAGCTTACGACGATTGTGTGGTCTTTCGCCAAAATGGAGTCTATTTCTGGATTAGGCGGCCTTTGGTGGTTGAAGCGGCTCGAGCTCAATGGTGACTGCAACCCAGGCCCAGTGAGAAGAGCACTTAGAAAGCACCCCGGTGATCCTGAATTTAAGCACAACCCACGCCATGGACACCAAGAAGATGGAGCTGTTGTTGCTGCCTCACCCCCATGA
- the LOC123129073 gene encoding disease resistance protein PIK6-NP-like translates to MDAQGAVDSLLGRLTAILINEAQLLGGLHSDVEFIKDEMESMNGLLLHLIEAHHRDHQVRAWMKQVVDLTRDCEGNVELYIHSVTDGGHHASGFLGYLRHIVHYVLTIPERHRIATRIRELKIRARDVSDRRLRYGVTIPPAADQADPIFLGDIPRGLADREEDARRCSLLINYPDEVAYVEKIVDDIIKSLLAEEELVQDPANRESHPRIFLIILPWYDFRDIDIITEKLYKRKMSSFSCKALVHKCLSEVQVLREILYQVAPLLAEQDMLRVEVEKSTETSPSVDVEDETMQLTKKLEGYLKGKRFLIILQGINDNYHWDRISSGVLHATAHGSPGSAVVIARDSDDLVIESPYKMIKPRGLFGAFCNDTRELCSGTSAYGIKGILDLCDRDVFAMKIFQHLMYVNPARGATQIDNFLATLKFCKLSDKSVAMQMVKFSYNDLPAKYRSCLLYLIIFPEGGLIRRTTVCGRWIAEGLITSRENGAEDEADSCFNALLSRSLIQPGVIGDMGKTKTCTLHHVVRQVITRIARDINFADTELPPDLARHLSIHSRIEVQATDGVGIVAILPYLAKSSQWQLLKMLDLEGCRGLKKQHLKTIFKIVLLKYLSLRNTDITELPKQIEKLQCLETLDIRQTTLRAFATNSIMLPMLKHLHAGQAQSPSNNSDKSRDLLTAVRIPSSIRRMEQLETLSHVEASHSVNDLSDVGYLLQLRKLGVILHGKKGGLGLLFQQIEKLQCCLRSLSIQINQPVSKTEDAPCAEEVVTLASPPKLLQSLNISGITSGLLTWIAELDQLTKITLTETYLGEDYIRILGKLAALCCLRLRRNSYVRSGLTFKEGEFKSIKSLVVDDGIITNITFDTGAAPRLEKIVWSFAKMDAICGLCLPKLKNVELNGDCDPDPVRLALEKHPNLPDFKHKTHHGQQEGGVVVAASPP, encoded by the coding sequence atggatgcccagGGCGCTGTCGACTCGCTCCTTGGCCGCCTCACCGCCATCCTCATCAACGAGGCACAACTGCTCGGCGGCCTCCACAGCGACGTGGAGTTTATCAAGGATGAGATGGAAAGCATGAACGGCCTGCTCCTCCACCTCATCGAAGCACACCACCGTGACCACCAGGTGCGTGCTTGGATGAAGCAAGTGGTCGACCTCACCCGCGACTGCGAGGGCAACGTCGAGCTCTACATCCACAGCGTCACAGATGGTGGCCACCATGCCAGTGGCTTCCTGGGCTACTTGCGGCACATAGTACACTATGTGCTCACCATCCCGGAGCGGCATCGGATCGCAACGAGGATCCGGGAGCTCAAGATTAGGGCACGTGACGTAAGCGACAGGAGGCTGAGGTATGGTGTCACCATTCCACCGGCTGCTGACCAAGCTGACCCGATATTCTTGGGCGACATACCCCGTGGATTGGCAGACAGGGAGGAAGATGCTCGGAGATGCTCTCTTCTTATCAACTATCCGGATGAAGTGGCTTATGTCGAGAAAATCGTTGATGATATCATCAAGTCTTTGCTAGCTGAGGAAGAACTTGTCCAAGATCCGGCAAATAGGGAATCCCACCCGAGGATATTTCTCATAATCCTGCCATGGTATGATTTCCGAGATATTGATATAATTACAGAGAAACTGTATAAGCGGAAAATGAGCTCATTTAGTTGCAAAGCCTTGGTTCACAAGTGCTTATCTGAAGTCCAAGTATTGCGGGAAATATTGTACCAAGTGGCGCCCCTTCTAGCTGAACAAGACATGCTCAGGGTGGAAGTGGAGAAGAGTACGGAAACATCACCGAGTGTTGATGTGGAGGATGAGACCATGCAGCTCACCAAGAAACTCGAGGGGTATCTCAAAGGTAAACGGTTCTTGATTATTCTTCAAGGTATCAATGACAACTATCACTGGGATAGGATAAGCTCTGGTGTGTTACATGCTACTGCTCATGGTTCTCCTGGTAGTGCTGTAGTAATTGCCAGAGATTCTGATGATTTGGTCATCGAGTCCCCTTATAAAATGATCAAACCTCGAGGTCTGTTTGGTGCTTTCTGCAATGATACTAGGGAGCTTTGTTCTGGCACTTCTGCATATGGGATAAAAGGCATTTTAGATTTATGTGACCGCGATGTCTTTGCAATGAAGATATTCCAACATCTTATGTATGTTAACCCTGCAAggggtgcaacacaaatagacaaCTTTCTAGCAACTTTGAAGTTTTGTAAGCTCTCGGATAAAAGTGTGGCAATGCAAATGGTGAAGTTCTCCTACAACGACTTGCCTgccaagtacaggagctgcttgcTCTACCTAATTATCTTCCCTGAAGGTGGCCTCATTAGAAGAACAACCGTCTGTGGAAGATGGATAGCCGAAGGCCTGATAACATCAAGGGAGAATGGTGCAGAAGATGAAGCCGATTCATGTTTCAATGCTCTCCTCTCCAGGAGCCTCATTCAACCTGGGGTGATCGGTGACATGGGCAAGACCAAGACCTGCacattgcatcatgttgttcgtcAAGTCATCACCAGGATCGCTAGAGATATAAACTTTGCGGACACGGAACTACCGCCCGATTTGGCTCGCCACCTTTCCATTCACAGCAGAATTGAGGTGCAAGCAACTGATGGCGTTGGCATTGTTGCAATTCTTCCATATTTGGCAAAGTCATCTCAGTGGCAGCTATTGAAGATGCTGGATCTAGAAGGTTGCAGAGGCTTAAAGAAGCAACATTTGAAGACTATCTTTAAAATAGTATTATTGAAGTACTTAAGCCTTAGAAACACAGATATCACTGAACTACCCAAGCAAATTGAGAAGCTGCAATGTCTGGAGACCTTGGACATCCGACAAACAACGCTACGGGCCTTCGCCACAAATTCGATCATGCTCCCAATGCTAAAGCATTTGCATGCTGGCCAGGCACAGTCTCCAAGCAACAACTCTGATAAGTCTCGGGATTTGCTTACGGCAGTGCGCATTCCCAGCAGCATCAGAAGAATGGAACAATTGGAGACACTATCCCATGTTGAAGCTTCACATAGTGTTAATGATTTAAGTGATGTTGGTTATCTATTGCAGCTGAGGAAACTGGGTGTTATTCTCCATGGTAAGAAAGGTGGCTTGGGTCTTCTATTCCAACAGATTGAAAAATTACAATGTTGCCTCCGCTCCTTGTCAATTCAGATCAACCAACCGGTTTCCAAAACTGAGGATGCTCCATGTGCAGAGGAGGTGGTCACATTAGCCTCACCTCCAAAACTTCTTCAGAGCCTGAACATCAGCGGCATCACAAGTGGGCTTCTCACCTGGATTGCAGAGCTCGATCAACTTACCAAGATAACACTAACCGAGACTTACCTGGGGGAAGATTATATACGCATCCTCGGCAAGCTTGCAGCTCTGTGTTGCCTTAGGCTTCGGCGTAATTCCTACGTCAGAAGCGGGCTCACATTCAAGGAAGGGGAGTTCAAGAGCATCAAGTCTTTGGTCGTCGATGACGGCATCATCACCAACATTACCTTCGACACTGGAGCAGCTCCCAGGCTCGAGAAGATTGTGTGGTCCTTCGCCAAAATGGATGCTATTTGTGGACTCTGCCTTCCCAAGTTGAAGAATGTTGAGCTCAATGGTGATTGCGACCCAGATCCAGTGAGACTAGCACTTGAAAAGCACCCCAATCTTCCTGATTTCAAGCATAAGACACACCACGGGCAACAAGAAGGTGGCGTTGTGGTTGCTGCCTCACCTCCATGA